From Aphelocoma coerulescens isolate FSJ_1873_10779 chromosome 15, UR_Acoe_1.0, whole genome shotgun sequence, one genomic window encodes:
- the LOC138119469 gene encoding dynein light chain 1, cytoplasmic-like — protein MAGGRRAGGGVEALRGTHGPERSAVRSAPRRYRSALTAIMSDRKAVIKNADMSEEMQQDSVECATQALEKYNIEKDIAAHIKKEFDKKYNPTWHCIVGRNFGSYVTHETKHFIYFYLGQVAILLFKSG, from the exons ATGGCTGGGGGCCGGCGCGCAGGGGGCGGGGTTGAGGCGCTGCGAGGCACGCACGGACCAGAGCGCAGCGCCGTTCGCTCCGCACCGCGCCGATACCGCAGCGCCCTAACG GCAATCATGAGTGATCGAAAGGCAGTGATCAAAAATGCAGACATGTCAGAGGAAATGCAGCAAGACTCCGTAGAATGTGCTACTCAGGCCTTGGAGAAATACAACATTGAGAAGGACATCGCTGCTCACATAAAGAAG GAATTTGACAAGAAATACAATCCCACTTGGCACTGCATCGTGGGAAGGAACTTTGGCAGCTACGTGACTCATGAGACCAAGCACTTCATCTACTTCTACCTCGGCCAAGTTGCTATTCTTCTTTTCAAGTCTGGCTAG
- the COQ5 gene encoding 2-methoxy-6-polyprenyl-1,4-benzoquinol methylase, mitochondrial: protein MAAVRLWRCRCWALLSRPAGRLRARRGLATGPEMHFGFQTVTEEERREKIYQVFESVAKKYDVMNDSMTLGIHRVWKDILMHKMNPSPGTLLLDVAGGTGDIAFRFINYVRSVRERQLQRKLKHRQNLSWQEIFESYQKDKFNSLGDSQVVVCDINREMLKVGKQKAQHLGYSEGLSWVLGNAEELPFDNDKFDVYTIAFGIRNVTRIDLALQEAYRVLKPGGRFLCLEFSHVSNPLLSRLYDLYSFQVIPVLGEVIAGDWKSYQYLVESIRQFPPQEELKAMIEDVGFFKVDYENLNFGIVAIHSGFKL from the exons ATGGCGGCGGTGCGGCTGTGGCGGTGCCGCTGCTGGGCGCTGCTCTCCCGGCCCGCCGGGAGACTGCGGGCGCGCCGCGGTTTGGCCACGGGGCCGGAGATGCACTTCGGTTTCCAGACCGTGacggaggaggagaggagggagaaaa TTTATCAGGTCTTTGAAAGTGTGGCCAAGAAATACGATGTCATGAATGATTCAATGACTTTAGGAATTCATCGGGTATGGAAAGATATCCTCATGCATAAAATGAACCCTTCCCCAGGAACACTTCTCCTAGATGTTGCTGGAGGAACAG GTGATATTGCCTTTCGATTCATTAACTATGTTCGCTCTGTACGAGAACGCCAGCTCCAGAGGAAGCTCAAGCACCGTCAGAATCTGTCATGGCAGGAAATTTTTGAGAGTTACCAGAAAGACAAATTTAACTCACTAGGAGATTCCCAAGTGGTGGTCTGTGACATCAACAGAGAAATGTTAAAAGTTGGGAAGCAGAAAGCACAGCATCTTGGCTACTCTGAAG GCTTGTCCTGGGTACTTGGGAATGCCGAAGAGTTGCCCTTTGATAATGATAAGTTTGATGTTTACACAATTGCCTTTGGAATAAGAAATGTAACTCGTATTGATTTG GCACTTCAAGAGGCCTATCGTGTGCTGAAACCAGGAGGAAGATTTCTCTGCCTTGAATTCAGTCATGTCAGCAACCCTCTTCTTTCCAG GCTCTATGATCTCTACAGTTTCCAGGTTATCCCTGTCCTGGGTGAGGTTATTGCTGGTGACTGGAAGTCTTACCAGTATCTTGTGGAGAGCATCCGACAGTTCCCCCCTCAG GAGGAGCTGAAGGCAATGATAGAAGACGTAGGCTTTTTCAAAGTGGATTATGAGAATTTAAACTTTGGCATTGTTGCCATTCACTCAGGTTTCAAACTGTGA
- the LOC138119367 gene encoding dynein light chain 1, cytoplasmic produces MSDRKAVIKNADMSEEMQQDAVECATQALEKYNIEKDIAAHIKKEFDKKYNPTWHCIVGRNFGSYVTHETKHFIYFYLGQVAILLFKSG; encoded by the exons ATGAGTGATCGAAAGGCAGTGATCAAAAATGCGGACATGTCAGAGGAAATGCAGCAAGATGCTGTGGAATGTGCTACTCAGGCCTTGGAGAAATACAACATTGAGAAGGACATCGCTGCTCACATAAAGAAG GAGTTTGACAAGAAATACAATCCCACTTGGCACTGCATCGTGGGAAGGAACTTTGGCAGCTACGTGACTCATGAGACCAAGCACTTCATCTACTTCTACCTCGGCCAAGTTGCTATTCTTCTTTTCAAGTCTGGTTAG